In Gemmatimonadota bacterium, a single window of DNA contains:
- a CDS encoding efflux RND transporter periplasmic adaptor subunit gives MHRSPSPPPVGRLRASAAGMTRRLALTGTLVALAACGGANAKDAATTTANGGTATGANARGKAPIVLTSQDLIAATQAEIGDAIVLSGPLQPKEVVALRARVGGTIAGLSVDRGSTVRRGQRLATIRAAGIVSQAAGARANVAAAEANHALARQRLEAARTLFTAGAMSAIERQSAEAGYESALAQVAAAKAQETSAAEAADYTSVVSPIDGVVSARTRRDGESVAPNDEILVVVNGRTLDLAGQIGVDDAARVKVGQSVTFSLDAFPGEDFRGHVARVDPVADPGTRQVGVHVELANAKGRIVGGQYARGRIALGSVTAIVVPMTAVQGAAPDGKGGHVFVVTNGRVTQRAVTLGAHDEATGTVAVTTGLATGDQVIVTPTTDVADGIVVSVVSGKE, from the coding sequence ATGCACCGTTCGCCATCGCCGCCACCCGTCGGTCGCCTGCGCGCCTCCGCCGCCGGAATGACGCGGCGCCTCGCGCTTACCGGAACCCTCGTTGCACTGGCGGCCTGCGGCGGCGCGAATGCGAAGGACGCCGCCACGACCACCGCCAACGGCGGCACAGCAACTGGCGCCAACGCCAGGGGCAAGGCGCCGATCGTGTTGACGTCGCAGGACCTGATCGCCGCGACCCAGGCGGAGATCGGCGATGCCATCGTCCTCAGCGGTCCGTTGCAGCCGAAGGAGGTCGTGGCGCTGCGCGCCCGTGTCGGTGGAACGATCGCCGGGCTGAGCGTGGACCGCGGCTCGACAGTGCGACGCGGCCAGCGCCTGGCGACGATTCGCGCCGCCGGGATCGTGAGCCAGGCCGCCGGAGCGAGGGCGAACGTCGCCGCCGCCGAGGCCAATCACGCGCTGGCGCGGCAACGACTGGAGGCGGCGCGCACACTGTTCACGGCGGGCGCGATGTCGGCCATCGAGCGCCAGAGTGCGGAGGCGGGATACGAATCGGCGCTGGCGCAGGTGGCGGCGGCGAAGGCGCAGGAGACGAGCGCCGCCGAAGCGGCCGACTACACGAGCGTGGTATCACCGATCGATGGCGTGGTGAGCGCGCGCACGCGACGCGACGGCGAGAGCGTCGCACCTAACGACGAGATCCTCGTGGTGGTCAACGGGCGCACGCTCGACCTGGCGGGGCAGATCGGCGTGGACGACGCGGCGCGGGTCAAGGTGGGGCAGTCGGTGACCTTCAGTCTCGACGCCTTCCCCGGCGAGGACTTCCGTGGTCACGTGGCGCGCGTCGACCCGGTGGCCGATCCCGGCACTCGACAGGTGGGGGTGCACGTGGAGCTGGCCAACGCCAAGGGGCGCATCGTGGGCGGGCAGTACGCACGGGGGCGCATCGCACTCGGAAGCGTGACGGCGATCGTGGTGCCGATGACAGCCGTGCAAGGGGCGGCTCCCGATGGGAAAGGGGGGCATGTCTTCGTCGTGACCAATGGGCGCGTCACGCAACGCGCGGTCACGCTCGGCGCCCACGATGAAGCGACCGGCACCGTGGCGGTGACCACCGGACTGGCGACCGGTGACCAGGTGATCGTCACGCCTACGACCGACGTGGCCGATGGCATCGTGGTCAGCGTCGTCTCGGGCAAGGAATAG
- a CDS encoding sulfatase-like hydrolase/transferase: MASTVSPALPFADATAGLRTRLGRFALAAMLVVVLMVVAVVTRLALLAYAWRELDASLYEVLKALLVGEVFDVLASLWVVAPLVVVLALLPDRWFSSRVVRGWMRGWLFFLFALSAFVIAAEVIFFDEFNGRFNFVAVDYLIFPTEVVTNLWESYPLPAILLGVAAVGALGVWLTRRRIARALEAATPARSRLAVVGAHAATLGALTFGVAPEMGKVSDDRALNEIALNGYYTFWMAFMGQDAPYEGLYATRPVAEESARIRSLVVGDSVALGGAAWSPDRPTERRVVSAVPESRRNVVVVLEESLGSIFLASLHPRGDTVLTPRFDSLIAEGTVLANAYSTGNRTIRALEATTSSLPPLPGISIVRRPASQGLFTLPSVLKERGYNTSFIYGGRAMFDGMGSYMRNNGMELIVEQKDYPKDAFTNAWGAADEYIFDKALAVYDSLHAAQRPFYSLVLSVSNHKPYSFPAGRIAADPNARKRTNAVMYADWALGRFMRMAATHPWFDSTLFVLMGDHGARVYGASEIPLPSYEVPILFYAPRFIPAGQRINTLASTMDLPATIMARLGMTYESKWFGQDVFSVPPERGRALMTHNSNIALMQGDRIAVLGLKGATELYEYDRPAKRLRRVASPDSAGRELVEDAIAYFHTADRLYRSGAYGTYGAAAKR, encoded by the coding sequence TTGGCGAGTACCGTATCACCTGCCCTCCCCTTTGCCGATGCGACGGCGGGCCTTCGCACGCGCCTGGGGCGCTTCGCCCTCGCCGCGATGCTCGTCGTCGTGCTGATGGTCGTGGCAGTCGTCACGCGCCTGGCGCTGCTGGCGTATGCGTGGCGCGAGCTTGACGCCTCGCTGTACGAGGTGCTCAAGGCGCTGCTCGTGGGTGAGGTCTTCGACGTGCTCGCCTCGCTCTGGGTCGTCGCCCCGCTCGTGGTGGTCCTCGCGCTCCTCCCCGACCGCTGGTTCTCCTCGCGCGTCGTGCGCGGGTGGATGCGAGGGTGGCTCTTCTTTCTCTTCGCGCTCTCGGCCTTCGTGATCGCCGCCGAGGTGATCTTCTTCGACGAGTTCAACGGCCGCTTCAACTTCGTCGCCGTCGACTACCTGATCTTTCCCACGGAGGTCGTCACCAACCTGTGGGAGAGCTATCCGCTCCCCGCCATCCTGCTCGGCGTCGCCGCGGTGGGGGCGCTGGGGGTCTGGCTCACGCGCCGTCGCATCGCCCGCGCGCTCGAGGCGGCGACCCCGGCCCGCTCGCGCCTCGCCGTGGTCGGCGCCCACGCCGCCACGTTAGGCGCCCTGACCTTCGGTGTCGCGCCGGAGATGGGGAAGGTCAGCGACGATCGTGCGCTCAACGAGATCGCCCTGAACGGCTACTACACGTTCTGGATGGCCTTCATGGGGCAGGACGCGCCGTACGAGGGGTTGTATGCCACGCGCCCGGTGGCCGAGGAATCGGCCCGCATCCGGTCGTTGGTGGTGGGCGACTCGGTGGCGCTGGGGGGCGCCGCGTGGAGCCCCGATCGCCCGACCGAGCGTCGCGTCGTCTCGGCGGTCCCCGAGTCGCGCCGCAACGTCGTCGTCGTCCTCGAGGAGAGCCTGGGGTCGATCTTCCTGGCGTCGTTGCACCCGCGCGGCGACACCGTGCTCACCCCGCGCTTCGACTCGCTGATCGCCGAAGGCACCGTGCTGGCCAACGCGTATTCCACCGGCAACCGCACCATCCGCGCGCTCGAGGCGACCACATCGTCGCTCCCGCCCCTCCCCGGCATCTCCATCGTCAGGCGCCCGGCGTCGCAGGGGCTGTTCACGCTGCCGTCGGTGCTCAAGGAGCGGGGCTACAACACGTCCTTCATCTATGGCGGGCGGGCGATGTTCGACGGCATGGGCTCGTACATGCGGAACAACGGCATGGAGCTCATCGTGGAGCAGAAGGACTATCCCAAGGATGCGTTCACGAATGCGTGGGGGGCCGCCGACGAGTACATCTTCGACAAGGCCCTGGCCGTGTACGACTCGCTCCACGCCGCCCAGCGACCCTTCTACTCGTTGGTGCTGTCGGTCTCCAACCACAAGCCGTACTCGTTTCCCGCTGGGCGCATCGCCGCCGACCCCAACGCTCGCAAGCGCACCAACGCCGTCATGTACGCCGACTGGGCGCTCGGGCGCTTCATGCGCATGGCCGCGACGCACCCGTGGTTCGACAGCACCCTTTTCGTGCTGATGGGCGACCACGGCGCGCGCGTGTACGGCGCCTCGGAGATCCCGCTCCCCAGCTACGAGGTCCCCATCCTGTTCTACGCGCCGCGCTTCATCCCCGCCGGACAGCGCATCAATACGTTGGCCTCGACCATGGACCTCCCGGCGACCATCATGGCGCGCCTGGGGATGACGTACGAGAGCAAGTGGTTCGGCCAGGACGTGTTCAGTGTGCCGCCGGAGCGCGGGCGTGCGCTCATGACGCACAACTCCAACATCGCCCTCATGCAGGGAGACCGCATCGCGGTGCTCGGGCTCAAGGGGGCCACGGAGCTGTACGAGTACGACCGGCCGGCCAAGCGGTTGCGTCGCGTGGCATCGCCCGACTCGGCGGGGCGCGAGTTGGTGGAGGATGCGATCGCCTACTTTCACACCGCCGATCGACTGTACCGGAGCGGGGCGTACGGGACGTACGGGGCGGCGGCGAAGCGGTAG
- a CDS encoding NAD(P)-binding domain-containing protein, protein MTTLIFVALALITVVAIARQLKSRQAHERESAQVLEENTRAGVNEPPTLHPVIDEHLCIGCGACVEACPEQPLHSPLGLVNGKAVLVDAASCIGHGACKAACPMDAIDLVFGTEKRGVDIPHVSPSFETNVPGMFIAGELGGMGLVANAIDQGKAAIGSIRKLSGIGSGDRLDVVIVGAGPSGFAASLASMEAKLRFRTIEQGTLGGTVFQFPRGKIVMTRPVELPLVGKVRIAETSKEKLLEFWQQVERDTKVPIQYHERLEMVTPDGDGFVVKTSVGEYRTRAVLLCLGRTGTPRKLGVKGEDHPKVVYRLIDPEEYAGKHVLVVGGGDSALEAAHSIAEVPGTRVTLSYRDKAFTRAKEKNRRKVEELQGAGRLHVMYGSKVKAVYAPHVELEYEGEVVSLPNQAVIVCAGGILPTPFLKELGIAVETKYGTR, encoded by the coding sequence ATGACCACGCTCATCTTCGTCGCCCTCGCCCTCATCACGGTCGTGGCGATTGCCAGACAGTTGAAGTCGCGACAAGCGCACGAGCGTGAGTCGGCGCAGGTGCTCGAGGAGAACACCCGGGCCGGGGTGAACGAGCCCCCGACGCTGCACCCGGTGATCGACGAGCACCTGTGCATCGGGTGCGGGGCCTGCGTGGAGGCGTGTCCCGAGCAGCCGCTGCACTCGCCGCTTGGGCTGGTGAACGGGAAGGCGGTGCTGGTCGATGCCGCCAGCTGCATCGGCCATGGGGCATGCAAGGCGGCCTGTCCCATGGACGCGATCGACCTCGTCTTCGGGACCGAGAAGCGAGGCGTGGACATTCCGCACGTGAGCCCGAGCTTCGAGACCAATGTCCCGGGGATGTTCATCGCCGGCGAGTTGGGGGGGATGGGGCTCGTCGCCAACGCGATCGACCAGGGGAAGGCGGCGATCGGCTCGATCCGCAAGCTGTCCGGGATTGGGAGCGGCGACCGTCTCGACGTGGTGATCGTCGGTGCCGGCCCGTCGGGGTTTGCCGCGTCACTGGCATCGATGGAAGCCAAGCTGCGCTTTCGCACCATCGAGCAAGGGACGTTAGGCGGGACCGTCTTCCAGTTTCCCCGCGGCAAGATCGTGATGACGCGCCCCGTCGAGCTCCCACTGGTGGGCAAGGTGCGCATCGCCGAGACCAGCAAGGAAAAGCTGCTGGAGTTCTGGCAGCAGGTGGAGCGTGACACCAAGGTGCCGATCCAGTACCACGAGCGGCTGGAGATGGTGACCCCGGACGGGGACGGCTTCGTGGTGAAGACCAGCGTCGGGGAGTATCGGACGCGCGCCGTGCTGCTGTGCCTGGGGCGCACGGGGACACCGCGCAAGCTGGGGGTGAAGGGGGAGGACCATCCCAAGGTCGTGTATCGGTTGATCGATCCCGAGGAGTACGCGGGAAAGCACGTGCTCGTGGTGGGGGGTGGCGACAGCGCGCTCGAGGCGGCGCATTCCATTGCCGAGGTGCCGGGGACGCGTGTGACGCTGTCGTATCGCGACAAGGCGTTCACGCGGGCCAAGGAGAAGAACCGGCGCAAGGTCGAGGAGTTGCAGGGGGCGGGGCGGCTCCACGTGATGTACGGCTCGAAGGTGAAGGCGGTGTACGCGCCGCACGTCGAGCTCGAGTACGAGGGGGAGGTGGTGAGCTTGCCTAACCAGGCGGTAATCGTGTGTGCTGGGGGGATCTTGCCGACGCCGTTCCTGAAGGAACTCGGGATCGCGGTGGAGACGAAGTACGGGACGCGTTGA
- a CDS encoding Ig-like domain-containing protein, with translation MKQTLRAVTLAIAGLAALLLPARAEGQGKVARLLITPNIREVAAGDTVRFSAQAVDASGNPVAGVRIRFNGVGGEGGEIDSAGVLIAATTGVQPVSVVALVAGDRPFIERFEVRLVPGPAAKVTTAPAVATLVVGQRVLLSAQSYSRAGDERTKRDNFTWKSSTPAVARVSADGVLSAVAAGRATITVTAGGATSTQAVTVVPNTIATLDVSPARTQVRTGDVVRLSATARTASGRAIAGLSPVWSVAGGEGVVEQDGGFVAYKPGRFVVMANVAGRTAESVITVEDRNVRRPVSVVGRLPRTEFSTAEVWLHPNGKVAYLGAHGGGDRFWTIDISNPAKPTIVDSVVMNTRLVNDIMTSEDGKVLVATREGAADRKNGIVICTLDDPLHPKVVGEFTQGVTAGVHSAYVNTQPKYGTFVYLTNDGTGAMHVIDINDPAKPKEVAQWKTPRADNGRYIHDLEVRDGLLYGSWWNDGLVILDVGNGIKGGSPSSPQFVSHYKYDLNALYKDVEIESGAGHGRGTHTAWRHKNYVFIADEVYRANPVKGAKDASADRMYGTMQVIDVSDIEHPKSVAYYTPEYGGVHNVWVAGDTLYMGAYDAGFRAFDISGELRGDLRAQGREITSLYTGDMQGNTKNKAQTWGVVVNPKDGLAYVNDFFNGLWVVRIEPRPAVVP, from the coding sequence ATGAAGCAGACGCTGCGCGCGGTGACGCTCGCGATCGCGGGGCTCGCCGCGCTCCTCCTCCCGGCACGCGCCGAGGGGCAGGGAAAGGTGGCCAGACTGTTGATCACCCCCAATATCCGCGAAGTCGCCGCCGGCGATACCGTGCGCTTCTCGGCGCAGGCGGTGGATGCGAGCGGGAATCCGGTGGCGGGGGTGCGCATCCGCTTCAACGGCGTCGGGGGCGAAGGGGGGGAGATCGACTCGGCGGGGGTCCTGATCGCCGCCACGACGGGGGTGCAGCCGGTGAGCGTGGTCGCGCTCGTGGCCGGCGACCGCCCGTTCATCGAGCGCTTCGAGGTGCGTCTTGTCCCCGGGCCGGCGGCGAAGGTGACCACGGCCCCGGCTGTCGCGACGCTGGTGGTGGGGCAGCGGGTCCTGCTCAGCGCGCAGTCGTACTCGAGGGCGGGCGACGAACGGACCAAGCGCGACAACTTCACCTGGAAGAGCTCCACCCCCGCCGTCGCGCGGGTGAGCGCCGACGGGGTGCTCAGCGCCGTGGCGGCTGGGCGGGCGACGATCACCGTGACGGCGGGGGGGGCGACGAGTACCCAGGCGGTCACCGTGGTCCCGAATACGATCGCGACGCTCGACGTGTCGCCGGCGCGGACACAGGTGCGCACGGGCGACGTGGTGCGCCTCTCGGCGACGGCCCGGACGGCGAGCGGTCGGGCGATCGCCGGGCTGTCGCCGGTGTGGAGCGTGGCCGGCGGCGAGGGGGTGGTCGAGCAGGACGGCGGCTTCGTGGCCTACAAGCCGGGGCGATTCGTGGTGATGGCGAACGTCGCCGGGCGCACGGCGGAATCGGTGATCACGGTCGAGGACCGCAACGTGCGACGTCCGGTGAGCGTGGTGGGGCGACTGCCGCGCACCGAGTTCTCGACGGCCGAGGTCTGGCTGCACCCGAACGGCAAGGTCGCGTACCTCGGGGCGCACGGCGGCGGCGACCGCTTCTGGACCATCGACATCTCCAACCCGGCAAAGCCGACGATCGTCGACTCGGTGGTGATGAACACGCGCCTGGTCAACGACATCATGACGAGCGAGGACGGGAAGGTCCTCGTGGCCACGCGCGAAGGGGCGGCGGATCGCAAGAACGGGATCGTCATCTGCACGCTGGACGATCCGCTGCATCCCAAGGTCGTCGGCGAATTCACGCAGGGGGTCACGGCGGGGGTGCACTCGGCCTACGTGAACACGCAGCCGAAGTACGGGACCTTCGTGTACCTCACGAACGACGGGACCGGGGCGATGCACGTGATCGACATCAACGATCCGGCCAAGCCGAAGGAAGTGGCCCAGTGGAAGACGCCGCGCGCCGACAACGGGCGCTACATCCACGACCTCGAGGTGCGCGACGGGTTGTTGTACGGCAGCTGGTGGAACGACGGGCTGGTGATCCTCGACGTCGGCAACGGGATCAAGGGGGGGAGCCCGAGCAGTCCGCAGTTTGTCTCGCACTACAAGTACGACCTCAACGCGCTGTACAAGGATGTGGAGATCGAGAGCGGGGCAGGGCACGGGCGCGGGACGCACACCGCGTGGCGTCACAAGAACTACGTCTTCATCGCCGACGAGGTCTATCGCGCCAACCCGGTGAAGGGGGCCAAGGACGCGTCGGCCGACCGCATGTACGGGACGATGCAGGTGATCGACGTGAGCGACATCGAGCACCCGAAGTCGGTGGCCTACTACACGCCGGAGTACGGCGGCGTGCACAACGTCTGGGTGGCCGGCGACACGCTGTACATGGGGGCGTACGACGCCGGCTTCCGCGCCTTCGACATCTCGGGCGAACTGCGCGGCGACCTGCGCGCGCAGGGGCGCGAGATCACGAGCCTGTACACGGGGGACATGCAGGGGAACACGAAGAACAAGGCGCAGACGTGGGGAGTGGTCGTGAACCCGAAGGACGGGCTGGCCTACGTGAACGACTTCTTCAACGGGCTCTGGGTGGTGCGCATCGAGCCGAGGCCGGCGGTGGTGCCATAG
- a CDS encoding TetR/AcrR family transcriptional regulator, translating into MNDETRDTGESAAQRRPRQERGRRRVDEILDAAESLIVEVGATACSVQELARRAGSSVGSMYHFFPTKDAIFDALRVRYAAEGHAMAAEIHAQAAEWARLPFSEFVDRMLALMTDFMARTPAYFVLNSMESGPAIKDAAAHVAVGEALMALLSARDPSASRADCSRRVEVLMVIGDGIVSQLGRAASTERPRYMDELRRAILGYLGTYEEAQQ; encoded by the coding sequence ATGAACGACGAAACGCGAGACACGGGCGAGAGCGCCGCGCAGCGACGCCCGCGTCAGGAGCGTGGCCGGCGCCGCGTCGATGAGATCCTCGACGCCGCCGAGTCGCTGATCGTCGAGGTGGGCGCCACCGCCTGCTCGGTCCAGGAGTTGGCGCGACGCGCCGGATCGTCGGTCGGGTCGATGTACCACTTCTTCCCGACCAAGGACGCCATCTTCGACGCCCTGCGTGTCCGCTACGCCGCCGAGGGGCACGCCATGGCGGCCGAGATCCACGCGCAGGCCGCCGAGTGGGCGCGCCTTCCGTTTTCGGAGTTCGTCGATCGAATGCTCGCCCTGATGACCGACTTCATGGCGCGCACCCCTGCCTACTTCGTGCTCAACAGCATGGAGTCAGGGCCCGCCATCAAGGACGCGGCGGCGCATGTCGCGGTTGGAGAAGCGCTCATGGCCCTCCTCTCCGCGCGTGACCCTTCCGCCTCGCGCGCCGACTGCTCGAGGCGCGTCGAGGTACTGATGGTGATCGGCGACGGGATCGTCTCGCAGCTTGGGCGCGCCGCTTCGACCGAGCGCCCGCGATACATGGACGAGCTGCGTCGCGCCATTCTCGGGTACCTCGGCACGTACGAAGAGGCGCAGCAGTAG
- a CDS encoding integron integrase, translating into MSRLLDDLCAAVRVRNYSNRTRKAYVGWVKRFVRFSGLRHPRELGKGDIERFIGYLATERDVAASTQNQALSAILFLYRHVLGIEIESDVAVVRAKRGKRIPTVLAPNEVTEILRQLDGDLRLIVMLLYGSGLRLNEALTLRIKDVDVQRRILTLRDAKGGKDRRTVLPEQTIAPMSDRLMRARQLHLTDVSRGGGYNALPHAFGLKVPSARRDWRWAWVFPATRQYRDGDTGELMRYHLYETTVSRAITQAASLAGINKRVTAHTFRHSFATQLLRAGYDIRTVQSLLGHRDVSTTMLYLHVLESGTGVRSPLDSLDTTPPAVPLTTVDVVQPPRAPSSAAGDPASDSPTPFVRPSIPSRLRRQ; encoded by the coding sequence ATGTCACGACTTCTCGACGACCTGTGCGCCGCCGTGCGCGTCCGCAACTATAGCAATCGCACCCGGAAGGCCTACGTCGGCTGGGTGAAACGGTTCGTGCGCTTTAGCGGCCTCCGTCACCCGCGGGAACTCGGGAAGGGTGACATCGAGCGCTTCATTGGGTACCTCGCGACCGAGCGCGACGTCGCCGCATCAACCCAGAACCAGGCACTCTCCGCGATCCTCTTCCTGTACCGACACGTGTTGGGGATCGAAATCGAGTCCGACGTTGCCGTGGTGCGGGCCAAGCGTGGCAAGCGCATCCCTACCGTTCTCGCCCCCAACGAGGTCACGGAAATCCTCCGGCAATTGGATGGCGATCTGCGACTCATCGTAATGCTGCTGTATGGAAGCGGACTTCGACTCAACGAGGCGCTGACGCTCCGCATCAAGGACGTCGACGTGCAGCGCCGCATTCTGACGCTTCGCGACGCCAAGGGGGGGAAAGACCGCCGTACCGTCCTGCCTGAGCAAACGATCGCCCCAATGTCCGACCGACTGATGCGAGCACGCCAACTGCACCTCACCGACGTGTCGCGAGGCGGTGGCTACAATGCGCTCCCCCATGCCTTTGGCCTGAAAGTGCCGAGCGCGCGGCGCGACTGGCGATGGGCGTGGGTCTTTCCCGCCACGCGGCAGTACCGCGACGGCGACACGGGCGAGCTGATGCGCTATCACCTGTACGAAACGACCGTCTCGCGCGCCATCACTCAAGCCGCCAGCCTCGCCGGCATCAACAAGCGAGTGACGGCACACACCTTCCGTCACTCCTTTGCTACGCAACTCCTGCGCGCCGGATACGACATCCGCACCGTGCAATCGCTGCTGGGACATCGTGACGTATCCACCACCATGCTCTATCTGCACGTGTTGGAGAGCGGTACCGGGGTGCGAAGCCCGCTCGATAGTCTCGACACTACGCCGCCTGCGGTTCCTTTGACAACGGTCGACGTCGTCCAGCCGCCGCGGGCGCCATCCTCCGCCGCTGGCGACCCCGCCTCCGACTCTCCCACTCCCTTTGTGAGGCCATCGATCCCCTCCCGCCTCCGACGCCAGTGA
- a CDS encoding TolC family protein encodes MALTLEQALARALGESQEVRLARAQVSLAGAQVTAVRAQALPQVDASLSYTRTYRSPFNTGAVTLPDSMRFEPDSTGSVNERLKYLEDNAAKAGLGGIASLFSSLPFGRPNTYVGSIKGTQVLYSGGRVGSALKIASAYRDMASLDFREQVSEVALQVRRAYVRAALSQQLEQIAQAALDQAERFLAQERLRLKAGSASELEVLRADVATENLRPQLVEARNAAEVSLLDLKRLVDLPLTQPIRLTTALVAPTFVDTTADPDPTRMADDRPLVTAADRQVSIRERQVTIARGNFLPSVALQMNYGGQLFPDRVFGLSGTPLRRDVSASVAVQLPLFTGFRRMAELHEAQIELDKSRLQLGQLREGVQVEYQRARGERARALSSIAARTRNVEQAQRVHDLTVLRYEQGLATQLEVSDGRLALLQARTNLAQATADFLLADAGVDRALGRVPVSASSRAR; translated from the coding sequence GTGGCGCTCACGCTCGAGCAAGCGCTTGCACGCGCACTTGGCGAGAGCCAGGAGGTCCGACTGGCGCGGGCGCAGGTCTCGCTCGCCGGCGCACAGGTGACGGCGGTGCGGGCGCAGGCGCTCCCGCAGGTTGATGCGTCGCTCTCCTACACCCGGACGTATCGCTCGCCGTTCAACACGGGGGCGGTGACGCTCCCCGACTCGATGCGATTCGAACCTGATTCGACCGGGAGCGTGAACGAGCGGCTCAAGTATCTGGAGGACAACGCCGCCAAGGCGGGGTTGGGCGGAATCGCCTCGCTCTTCAGCAGTCTCCCGTTCGGGCGTCCCAACACCTACGTGGGGAGCATCAAGGGGACGCAGGTGCTGTATTCCGGCGGACGCGTGGGCTCGGCGCTCAAGATCGCGTCGGCCTATCGCGACATGGCGAGCCTGGACTTCCGCGAGCAGGTGTCGGAAGTCGCGCTCCAGGTACGGCGCGCCTATGTGCGCGCAGCACTCTCCCAGCAGTTGGAGCAGATCGCGCAGGCCGCGCTCGATCAGGCGGAGCGCTTCCTGGCGCAGGAGCGATTGAGGCTCAAGGCAGGAAGCGCCTCCGAGCTGGAAGTGCTGCGAGCCGACGTGGCGACTGAGAACCTGCGCCCGCAACTGGTCGAGGCGCGCAACGCGGCCGAGGTGTCGCTGCTCGACCTCAAGCGGCTCGTCGACCTGCCGCTGACGCAGCCCATTCGTCTCACGACGGCGCTGGTGGCGCCGACGTTCGTCGATACCACCGCCGACCCCGATCCCACGCGGATGGCCGACGATCGCCCGCTGGTCACCGCCGCCGACCGACAGGTCTCGATCCGCGAACGGCAGGTGACGATCGCGCGCGGGAACTTCCTCCCGTCGGTCGCGCTCCAGATGAACTACGGGGGGCAGCTCTTTCCCGACCGTGTATTCGGCCTGTCGGGGACGCCGCTCCGGCGCGACGTCTCGGCGTCGGTCGCCGTGCAGCTGCCGCTCTTCACCGGCTTCCGGCGCATGGCGGAGCTGCATGAGGCGCAGATCGAGCTGGACAAATCGCGGCTGCAGCTCGGGCAGCTACGCGAAGGGGTGCAGGTGGAATACCAACGCGCACGCGGCGAGCGCGCCCGCGCACTCTCGAGCATTGCCGCGAGGACGCGCAACGTCGAGCAGGCACAGCGCGTCCACGACCTCACGGTGCTCCGCTACGAGCAGGGATTGGCGACGCAGCTCGAGGTGTCGGATGGGCGGCTCGCCCTCCTGCAGGCGCGCACCAACCTGGCCCAGGCGACGGCCGATTTCCTCCTCGCAGATGCGGGTGTCGACCGTGCCCTCGGGCGCGTTCCCGTGTCGGCCAGTTCCCGCGCGAGGTGA
- a CDS encoding DinB family protein, translating to MSLPLIRSLFAHMAWADAQLLQALRAAPGDDPLSIERYAHVLAAEHIWITRIEGRDPRVGVWPELSLEECAVLSDENARDYQRFIDLETDATLQRAVTYTNSSGATFTGRVLDILLHVAMHGAYHRGQVALTMRRSGGAPVSTDYILWSRGRPA from the coding sequence ATGTCCCTCCCCCTCATTCGCTCGCTCTTCGCGCACATGGCCTGGGCCGACGCCCAGCTCCTCCAGGCGCTGCGCGCCGCGCCGGGCGACGACCCGCTGTCGATCGAACGCTACGCCCACGTGCTGGCGGCCGAGCACATCTGGATCACGCGAATCGAGGGGCGCGACCCCCGCGTCGGCGTGTGGCCCGAGCTCTCGCTGGAGGAGTGCGCCGTCCTCTCGGACGAAAACGCGCGCGACTACCAGCGCTTCATCGACCTTGAGACCGACGCGACGCTGCAGCGCGCCGTGACCTACACCAACAGCTCCGGGGCGACCTTCACCGGGCGCGTGCTCGACATCCTCCTGCACGTGGCCATGCATGGCGCCTATCATCGCGGCCAGGTGGCGTTGACCATGCGTCGCAGCGGCGGAGCCCCCGTCAGCACCGACTACATCCTCTGGTCCCGAGGGCGCCCGGCCTGA